The Aquila chrysaetos chrysaetos chromosome 19, bAquChr1.4, whole genome shotgun sequence genome includes a region encoding these proteins:
- the CCDC81 gene encoding coiled-coil domain-containing protein 81, with product MEARSAPILCRGRLMIPTLMNLSEDEIVRIWNGVSQYILRQLALNKGVTIPGLGTFCLIKHYLSTGASDLLHTLKPIFQLSENFAWVHGLQYEKETLPGALSIVLLNYTSVSLDTRIPRDTVQRCVEETLLFLSYTLAKKQDVDFIFKDMGCLRFRKNKVKMQFSADFVCSLESTGRLLKSLLGSSSMTGSAVSGRKDALSQTASGHVVVFPKIGLYVAPGRAAGEGALQTPKGQAEKKKKKGEARREEEAKRTGPFTEKRQLLSRERLSPARLPRVTVEGDLGEAAGAKEPSLRLPAVREESSSRKGDGKSKRSATARPQSRPPVCEGHRRAGQEVCYLCMQRDERNLRASLAEERLQREREEERKWAEYQARRERNEAERARGAEREVQGPRGERAGPWPRSEVAATAVLSTRLRSGPAATPAASLTGDGALAWLQNGRWVARGLDDGRGLCLAASRGAAGWSGLGPGSHLRLMPMQVPLTPRGRLSVGGGGPGAQVAPVEWKQQQLLIPHPPEKAAEAAAPDESLSSCRPVRGIRVRRLLEKRREAP from the exons ATGGAGGCCAGGAGCGCTCCCATCCTGTGTCGTGGCCGCCTCATGATTCCAACCCTCATGAACCTCTCGGAGGATG AGATTGTGAGAATTTGGAATGGCGTATCCCAGTACATCCTCCGGCAGCTTGCGCTGAACAAG GGCGTCACAATACCTGGACTGGGCACCTTCTGCCTTATTAAACACTATTTGTCCACGGGGGCCTCTGATCTCCTCCACACGCTGAAGCCCATCTTCCAGCTGTCGGAGAACTTTGCATGGGTTCACGGGCTCCAATACGAGAAAGAAACTCTTCCTG GTGCTCTTTCCATTGTTCTGTTGAATTACACCTCGGTATCCTTGGACACCCGCATTCCTCGGGACACGGTGCAGCGCTGCGTTGAAGAGaccctgctttttctgtcttacaCCCTGGCAAAGAAGCAGGATGTGGACTTCATCTTCAAGGACATGGGCTGCCTGCGCTTCCGGAAGAACAAAGTCAAAATGCAATTTTCGGCAGACTTTGTTTGCAGCCTGGAGAGCACCGGCCGCCTGCTGAAATCTCTCCTCGGC AGCTCAAGCATGACGGGTTCGGCCGTATCGGGCAGAAAGGACGCCCTTTCCCAGACGGCTTCTGGCCATGTCGTCGTGTTTCCCAA GATCGGGCTCTATGTAGCacctggaagagctgctggggaaggggctctTCAGACTCCCAAGGGGCAggcagagaagaagaagaagaagggagaagcgaggagggaggaagaggctAAGCGAACAG GGCCTTTCACCGAGAAGCGCCAGCTGCTCTCGCGCGAACGTCTCTCTCCGGCCAGACTGCCTCGGGTGACGGTCGAAGGAGACCTGGGCGAGGCTGCCGGGGCAAAAGAGCCTTCCCTCCG ACTGCCGGCAGTGCGCGAGGAGAGCTCTTCAAGGAAGGGAGACGGGAAGAGCAAGCGGTCTGCTACGGCCCGGCCCCAAAGTCGACCCCCCGTCTGTGAGGGTCACCGGAGAGCAGGACAG GAAGTCTGCTACCTGTGTATGCAGCGGGATGAAAGGAATCTGCGGGCATCGCTGGCTGAGGAGCGGCtccagagagaaagggaggaggagcgCAAGTGGGCAGAGTACCAGGCTCGCAGGGAGAGGAATGAGGCAGAGAGGGCCCGG ggagcCGAGCGCGAGGTGCAGGGGCCACggggggagcgggccgggcccTGGCCCCGCTCTGAGGTGGCAGCGACGGCTGTGCTGAGCACACGGCTGCGCTCAGGACCTGCAGCCACACCAGCGGCGTCCCTGACTGGGGACGGTGCTCTAGCCTGGCTTCAGAACGGCCGGTGGGTGGCCAGGGGGCTGGATGACGGGCGAGGTCTTTGCCTCGCCGCCTCCCGCGGTGCTGCGGGTTGGAGTGGGCTCGGGCCGGGGTCCCATCTTCGTCTCATGCCAATGCAGGTGCCGCTGACGCCCAGAGGACGGCTCTCCGTAGGGGGTGGCGGGCCGGGCGCTCAGGTGGCACCGGTGgagtggaagcagcagcagcttctcatcCCTCACCCCCCGGAGAAGGcggcagaggcagctgctccGGACGAGTCACTGAGCAG ctgccgtCCCGTGCGGGGCATCCGGGTGCGGaggctgctggagaagagaagggaggcCCCGTAG